One Hydrogenophaga crassostreae genomic region harbors:
- a CDS encoding SDR family NAD(P)-dependent oxidoreductase produces MNPKINNWSGKRVWLVGASAGIGAALAHALAAQGARLALSSRKRASLEALDIQGALLLPCDSTQAETLTAARDALVAEWGGVDLVVYMAGGYEPMQADTLDVAVLEQVVDVNFHGAVRLTAAAMPALKAGGGIALVASVAGYQGLPKSLAYGSGKAALIHFAECLYIDLTDKGIGVWVINPGFVSTRLTAKNDFKMPALITPEQAAKDIMDGLASGGFEIHFPKRFTRVLKLLSLLPYRLYFPLVKRMTGA; encoded by the coding sequence ATGAATCCGAAAATCAACAACTGGTCGGGCAAACGCGTGTGGCTGGTGGGCGCGTCCGCCGGCATCGGCGCGGCGCTGGCCCATGCCCTGGCGGCACAGGGCGCCAGGCTGGCGCTGTCCTCGCGCAAGCGCGCTTCGCTGGAGGCCCTGGACATTCAGGGCGCCCTGCTGCTGCCTTGTGACAGCACCCAAGCCGAGACGCTGACCGCGGCGCGCGACGCGCTGGTGGCCGAATGGGGCGGGGTGGACCTGGTGGTGTACATGGCGGGTGGCTACGAACCCATGCAGGCCGACACGCTGGACGTGGCCGTTCTCGAACAGGTGGTGGACGTGAATTTTCACGGTGCCGTGCGTTTGACCGCCGCGGCCATGCCTGCGCTGAAAGCCGGCGGTGGCATCGCGCTGGTGGCCAGCGTGGCGGGTTACCAGGGTTTGCCCAAGTCGCTGGCCTATGGCTCGGGCAAAGCGGCCTTGATCCATTTTGCGGAGTGCCTCTACATTGACCTCACCGACAAAGGCATTGGTGTGTGGGTGATCAACCCCGGGTTCGTTTCGACGCGCCTGACCGCCAAAAACGATTTCAAGATGCCCGCGCTCATCACGCCCGAACAGGCGGCGAAAGACATCATGGACGGGCTGGCCAGTGGCGGTTTTGAAATCCACTTTCCCAAGCGTTTCACGCGGGTGCTCAAGCTGCTGTCCTTGCTGCCCTACCGTTTGTACTTTCCGCTCGTGAAGCGCATGACCGGGGCTTGA
- a CDS encoding nuclear transport factor 2 family protein, translated as MLIDPLVEFFESVSPETVSRIADLYAVDARFKDPFNDVNGVPAIEHIFRHMFTQVEAPRFVVSERIVQGDSAMLVWTFEFGVRVGKTVRPQLVNGVTHFQFNCEGKVSLHRDYWDTGEELYMKLPVLGWLLRALKRRLAA; from the coding sequence ATGTTGATCGATCCTTTGGTGGAATTCTTTGAATCCGTCTCGCCAGAGACGGTCTCGCGCATCGCCGATTTGTACGCGGTCGACGCGCGTTTCAAGGACCCGTTCAACGATGTCAACGGCGTGCCCGCCATCGAGCACATCTTTCGCCACATGTTCACCCAGGTGGAGGCTCCGCGCTTCGTGGTGAGCGAACGCATCGTGCAAGGTGACAGCGCCATGCTGGTCTGGACCTTTGAGTTTGGCGTGCGCGTGGGCAAAACGGTTCGACCGCAGTTGGTCAACGGCGTGACCCACTTCCAGTTCAACTGCGAAGGCAAGGTCAGTCTGCACCGCGATTACTGGGACACCGGCGAAGAGCTCTACATGAAGCTGCCGGTGTTGGGCTGGTTGCTGCGCGCATTGAAGCGGCGCCTGGCCGCCTGA
- a CDS encoding cation:proton antiporter → MTYIELAFAVIGVVAVLQSVGRKLPVPMAALQIGAGVVLSAFVGLDDLREQSALLFVMLVPPLLYVEARHIPKRDLMRSIQPVLGMALGLVAVTTLIVGFGLHALVPDMPLAVAFALAAALASTDTVAVSSVIARIPLPQRLQTLLSGESLLNDSVALVAFKVAVAAAVSAHFSTGEAARSLFTVSVGGLATGASVAAVVTALRHFLQSDGPDSIRVDTTLSLLTPYAAYLASEMLGVSGVLAVVAAGLCAGELERNHLRATTRQHGNALWGTLTFVLNGTVFVILGLQMRQVLHRVEGYSGWNLLGYVALLTATLFTVRLLWTLALDAWSRRKQTQDEDCLLGSGAAIWVTVLCGVRGSLALSATLSIPLFTAASEAMPGRDLAVFLAAGTIGATLLLSGLVLPFVKLRSTRETSDAAAALHTRVAVAEVALSVINAVPLGNASPRVRQWVVALKRLHAHRMATLGAVSGKAPPMDPRDLVEQRALSMQVLSAQRRELGRLQQEEGVAPAIVQELELDLDLAEISLDRMGWRAV, encoded by the coding sequence ATGACGTATATCGAGCTGGCGTTTGCGGTGATTGGGGTGGTGGCGGTTTTGCAATCGGTGGGCCGCAAGCTGCCGGTGCCCATGGCCGCATTGCAGATTGGGGCCGGCGTGGTGTTGTCGGCCTTCGTGGGGCTGGACGATTTGCGGGAGCAGTCGGCGTTGTTGTTTGTGATGCTGGTGCCGCCGCTGTTGTATGTCGAGGCGCGGCACATTCCCAAGCGCGACCTGATGCGCTCCATCCAACCCGTGCTCGGCATGGCTTTGGGCCTGGTGGCGGTGACCACCTTGATCGTGGGCTTTGGCTTGCACGCCTTGGTGCCCGACATGCCCTTGGCGGTGGCCTTCGCGTTGGCCGCGGCGCTGGCGTCGACCGACACCGTGGCGGTGAGCTCGGTCATCGCGCGGATTCCTTTGCCGCAGCGTTTGCAAACTTTGTTGAGCGGCGAAAGCTTGCTGAACGATTCGGTGGCGCTGGTGGCGTTCAAGGTGGCGGTGGCCGCAGCGGTGTCGGCCCACTTTTCGACCGGCGAAGCGGCCCGCTCCTTGTTCACCGTGTCCGTGGGTGGCCTGGCCACTGGGGCGTCGGTGGCGGCCGTGGTCACCGCCCTGCGGCATTTCCTGCAATCCGACGGGCCAGACAGCATCCGGGTTGATACCACCTTGTCGCTGTTGACGCCTTATGCGGCCTACCTCGCCAGCGAGATGCTGGGTGTGTCGGGGGTGTTGGCGGTGGTGGCCGCCGGGCTGTGTGCGGGGGAGCTCGAGCGCAATCATCTGCGCGCCACCACCCGGCAACACGGCAATGCCTTGTGGGGCACTTTGACCTTTGTGTTGAACGGCACGGTATTTGTCATTCTGGGATTGCAAATGCGCCAGGTGCTTCATCGCGTGGAAGGCTACAGCGGTTGGAACTTGCTGGGCTATGTGGCGCTGCTGACCGCCACGCTGTTCACGGTGCGCCTCTTGTGGACCCTGGCGCTGGACGCGTGGTCGCGGCGCAAACAGACGCAGGATGAAGACTGCTTGCTCGGCTCCGGCGCGGCGATCTGGGTCACGGTGTTGTGTGGTGTTCGAGGCTCCCTGGCCTTGAGCGCAACCTTGTCGATCCCATTGTTCACTGCCGCGAGCGAAGCCATGCCGGGGCGCGATCTGGCGGTGTTTCTGGCGGCGGGCACCATCGGTGCCACGCTGTTGTTGAGTGGGCTGGTGCTGCCCTTTGTGAAACTGCGCAGCACCCGGGAAACCAGCGACGCAGCCGCGGCCCTGCACACAAGGGTGGCCGTGGCCGAAGTGGCCCTGAGCGTGATCAATGCGGTGCCACTGGGCAATGCTTCGCCGCGGGTGCGGCAATGGGTGGTCGCGCTCAAACGCTTGCACGCACACCGCATGGCCACGCTCGGCGCGGTCAGCGGCAAGGCGCCACCGATGGACCCGCGCGACCTGGTCGAGCAGCGCGCGCTGTCGATGCAGGTGCTGTCGGCTCAGCGCCGAGAGCTGGGACGCTTGCAGCAGGAGGAGGGTGTGGCGCCGGCCATCGTGCAGGAGCTGGAGCTGGACCTTGACTTGGCGGAGATCAGCCTGGACCGGATGGGTTGGCGGGCGGTCTGA
- the cadR gene encoding Cd(II)/Pb(II)-responsive transcriptional regulator, giving the protein MKIGALSTATGVPIDTIRHYEREGLLPEAARTEGNYRIYEVAHAQRLSFIRHCRGLDMTLDEIRVLLHFKDAPTEDCGEVNALLDQHIGHVAHRIRELRALEKQLRELRDTCRTAQDAEHCGILNQLSEFAKQPATKPSGSGHVHGAHARQPSARPGR; this is encoded by the coding sequence ATGAAAATTGGCGCTCTCTCCACTGCCACCGGTGTGCCCATCGACACCATTCGCCACTACGAGCGCGAGGGTCTGCTGCCCGAAGCGGCGCGCACCGAAGGCAACTACCGCATCTACGAGGTCGCGCACGCGCAGCGCCTGAGCTTCATCCGCCATTGCCGCGGCCTGGACATGACGCTGGACGAGATCCGCGTGTTGCTGCATTTCAAAGACGCCCCCACTGAAGATTGCGGCGAAGTGAATGCGCTATTGGACCAGCACATCGGCCACGTGGCCCACCGCATTCGCGAATTGCGCGCGCTGGAAAAACAGTTGCGCGAACTGCGCGACACCTGCCGCACCGCGCAAGACGCGGAGCACTGCGGCATCCTCAATCAGCTGAGTGAATTCGCCAAACAGCCGGCGACCAAGCCATCGGGCAGCGGGCATGTGCACGGGGCACACGCCCGGCAACCCTCTGCCCGCCCAGGCCGATAG